From the genome of Penaeus chinensis breed Huanghai No. 1 chromosome 37, ASM1920278v2, whole genome shotgun sequence, one region includes:
- the LOC125045519 gene encoding tRNA (guanine(10)-N2)-methyltransferase homolog — MAEEKAEAKEMFRQTARKYLLWCANEHIEFRIPELKSIAAMFKIPIKWVEKPKEDPYVVVEMGCEKEARKLMSRSMLVRSCYEIWGQGETEEELHASVKSVPLEFIQPHITRDKTFKVRVETFNKTLKNTEKLKKIESFSYLPFEGNVNLRNADTCLHLIEYYGLHPNIVPEKPYKIFFGRWITDGQRELIDKFSLKKRTYIGSTSMDPQLSFIMANFAQVQAGEVVVDPFVGTGSVLVAAAHRGAYVWGWDIDYLTLHARTKPTRHSQKQRAAEESIRSNLKQYGLENQYMDVVVMDNARPFWRGAPYVDAIITDPPYGIRESTERVGTFKNLKVNEEGVKQQVPAAQHFPSKISYSLSDVFRDLINFAATHMVIGGRLVFWLPVFREDYHEGLVPSHPCMELVSNCEQVLTVHSSRRLITLRKTRHPEEGETATATVTDLTAKFREKFFQASHMTKEERANMKCLFPRDKRGQGLGYRLTETQTKHSGPQDGTSGKAASSSTDMPVPETSTSEQRNNCDGSLLTDNSECHNELEKDRSKEKCNEDSEKCTLSQEEEQEGRREDTSGSDAVQSAV; from the exons CCTTATGTTGTTGTTGAAATGGGTTGTGAAAAGGAAGCAAGGAAACTCATGTCTCGAAGCATGCTGGTGAGATCGTGCTATGAAATATG GGGCCAAGGTGAGACAGAGGAAGAGCTCCATGCCAGTGTAAAGAGTGTTCCGCTCGAGTTCATCCAGCCACACATCACACGAGACAAGACATTCAAAGTCAGGGTGGAGACCTTCAATAAGACGCTCAAGAATACAGAGAAGCTCAAGAAAATAGAG tcTTTCAGTTACTTACCCTTTGAGGGGAATGTAAATTTGAGAAATGCAGACACTTGCCTACACCTGATCGAGTACTATGGTCTACACCCAAATATTGTACCAGAAAAGCCTTATAAA ATCTTCTTTGGAAGGTGGATCACAGATGGGCAGAGAGAACTGATAGACAAGTTTTCCCTTAAGAAGCGGACCTATATTGGGAGCACATCCATGGATCCACAGCTCTCCTTCATCATGGCAAATTTCGCGCAAGTCCAGgcaggggaggtggtggtggatccATTTGTGGGCACAG GTTCTGTGCTAGTTGCGGCTGCACATCGAGGGGCATACGTTTGGGGTTGGGACATAGACTACCTCACGCTACATGCAAGAACAAAACCCACTCGACATAGTCAG AAACAACGTGCTGCTGAAGAATCAATCCGAAGCAATTTGAAACAGTATGGATTAGAGAACCAGTATATGGATGTTGTTGTCATGGATAATGCAAGGCCGTTTTGGAGAGGAGCTCCTTATGTTGATGCAATCATAACAGACC CACCCTATGGGATCCGAGAATCAACTGAACGAGTTGGGACATTCAAGAATCTGAAGGTAAATGAGGAAGGGGTCAAGCAGCAGGTCCCAGCAGCACAGCACTTCCCCTCCAAGATTTCCTATAGCCTCTCAGATGTATTCCGCGATCTCATCAATTTTGCTGCAACCCACATGGTGATAGGAGGGAGGCTTGTCTTCTGGCTGCCCGTGTTTAG AGAAGATTACCATGAGGGCTTGGTTCCTAGTCACCCATGTATGGAACTTGTATCTAACTGCGAGCAAGTCCTCACTGTACATTCCAGCAGAAGGCTTATCACCTTACGCAAGACGAGACATCCAGAG gAAGGGGAAACTGCCACAGCCACAGTGACAGACCTAACAGCGAAGTTCAGAGAGAAGTTTTTCCAGGCCTCACACATGACCAAAGAGGAGAGAGCCAACATGAAGTGTCTCTTCCCACGAGACAAGCGAGGCCAAGGTCTCGGCTACAGACTCACGGAGACTCAGACCAAACACAGCGGGCCTCAGGATGGCACCTCAGGGAAAGCAGCCTCTAGTAGCACTGATATGCCAGTCCCAGAAACCTCTACTAGTGAGCAGAGAAACAACTGTGATGGAAGCTTACTGACAGACAACTCTGAGTGTCATAATGagttagagaaagatagaagtaaAGAGAAGTGTAATGAAGACAGTGAGAAATGCACTTTAAgtcaggaagaagaacaagaaggtagaagagaggaCACAAGTGGCAGTGATGCTGTTCAAAGTGCTGTATAA
- the LOC125045550 gene encoding 26S proteasome regulatory subunit 10B, giving the protein MSGERETILADYRRRLIEHREVDSKLRKQREEKKELDKQYDKSENDLKALQSVGQIVGEVLKQLTEEKFIVKATNGPRYVVGCRRQLDKGKLKPGTRVALDMTTLTIMRYLPREVDPLVYNMSHEDPGDVTYNQIGGLAEQIRELREVIELPLLNPELFHRVGISPPKGCLLYGPPGTGKTLLARAVASQLDCNFLKVVSSAIVDKYIGESARLIREMFNYARDHQPCIIFMDEIDAIGGRRFSEGTSADREIQRTLMELLNQMDGFDSLGQVKMIMATNRPDTLDPALLRPGRLDRKIEIALPNEQARLEILKIHSGPITKRGEIDYEAVVKLSDGFNGADLRNVCTEAGLFAIRNERDYVIEEDFMKAVRKVSDNKKLETKLDYKPI; this is encoded by the exons ATGTCGGGCGAAAGGGAGACGATTCTCGCCGATTATCGCAGGAGGCTTATCGAACATCGGGAAGTCGACTCGAAATTGAGGAAAC aacgagaggagaagaaggagctaGACAAACAGTATGACAAGAGCGAGAATGACCTCAAGGCCCTGCAGAGCGTCGGGCAGATCGTTGGAGAGGTCCTGAAGCAGCTTACAGAGGAGAAGTTCATTGTGAAGGCAACAAATGGACCTCGCTACGTGGTGGGATGCAGGCGGCAGCTAGACAAGGGGAAGCTCAAG CCTGGTACCCGTGTAGCTTTGGACATGACGACGCTGACCATCATGAGGTACTTGCCACGTGAAGTTGATCCCCTAGTCTACAACATGAGCCACGAAGACCCTGGTGATGTTACCTACAATCAGATTGGTGGTTTGGCTGAGCAGATCCGTGAACTCAGAGAG GTCATCGAGCTTCCTCTCTTGAACCCTGAGCTGTTCCACCGTGTGGGAATCTCTCCACCCAAGGGTTGTCTTCTGTATGGTCCACCAGGCACAGGAAAGACCTTGCTGGCTCGTGCTGTTGCATCTCAGCTCGACTGCAACTTCCTGAAA GTTGTGTCCAGTGCTATTGTAGACAAGTACATTGGCGAGTCTGCCCGTCTCATCCGAGAAATGTTCAACTATGCACGTGACCATCAGCCTTGCATCATATTTATGGACGAGATTGATGCCATTGGTGGGAGAAGATTCTCTGAGGGCACATCAGCTGATCGTGAAATCCAGAGAACTTTGATGGAGTTGCTAAATCAGATGGACGGCTTTGATTCTCTTGGCCAG GTCAAAATGATTATGGCAACCAATCGTCCTGACACCCTTGACCCTGCTCTCCTGCGTCCTGGCCGTTTGGATAGGAAGATTGAAATTGCTCTCCCCAATGAGCAAGCCAGGCTGGAGATCTTGAAAATCCACTCTGGTCCAATCACAAAACGTGGAGAGATCG ATTATGAAGCCGTTGTGAAACTGTCTGATGGCTTCAATGGTGCTGATCTCCGGAATGTTTGCACTGAAGCAGGTCTCTTTGCTATTCGCAATGAGCGTGACTATGTAATAGAGGAGGACTTTATGAAAGCTGTACGCAAGGTTTCCGACAACAAGAAGTTGGAGACTAAATTAGATTACAAGCCTATCTAA
- the LOC125045542 gene encoding uncharacterized protein LOC125045542 yields MSTSIAPVVDQENSIAQRGAKMKTHVGLGIQSAQGASQGLAVQNQKKFSQASTLSHMKPRSFGDISNRLGQVSEGVPGSSVKKMQKLACPTTPLPQMIKPKSAANLEPEFFPEIVEKEDYSDIFPASLNLSDQHISKLVQFWEVCRRPEMSALSSRQIPKSPPRAFSLMSTMREPRKEVNLEPVMGDIFDLPPSWE; encoded by the exons ATGTCGACCTCCATAGCACCAGTAGTTGACCAGGAAAATTCCATTGCTCAGCGAGGAGCAAAGATGAAGACACATGTAGGACTGGGAATTCAGAGTGCACAAG GAGCATCTCAAGGTCTGGCAGTTCAAAATCAGAAGAAATTCAGTCAAGCGTCTACCCTGTCTCACATGAAGCCCCGTTCTTTTGGAGACATCAGCAACCGGCTGGGTCAAGTGAGTGAAGGTGTTCCTGGCAGTTCAGTGAAGAAGATGCAAAAGCTAGCTTGTCCTACCACAC CCTTGCCACAGATGATCAAACCTAAATCTGCTGCAAATCTGGAGCCCGAATTCTTCCCAGAAATCGTGGAAAAGGAAG atTACTCGGACATCTTCCCAGCCTCCCTTAACTTGTCAGACCAGCACATCAGCAAGCTCGTTCAATTCTGGGAGGTGTGCAGACGACCCGAGATGAGTGCACTCTCTTCTCGTCAGATCCCCAAGTCACCCCCGAGGGCATTCTCTCTCATGTCCACTATGAGAG AGCCCCGAAAAGAGGTCAACCTGGAACCAGTGATGGGGGATATCTTTGACCTTCCTCCGTCGTGGGAATAA